The region ATCAACCCCTATTTCGCCTTCCTCAACCGCTTCCTGCGGCTGCTGGCACTCGGCATCACCCTGCTTGCGCCGGGGGTGTACGTCGCCCTCACCACCTATCATCCCGAGATGTTACCCACTGCCTTCTTTATGCGCCTGCAGGCGGCGCGGGAGGGAGTTCCCCTGCCCACCCTGGCAGAAGCTGTGATCATGGGGGGCACTTTCGAGTTGCTGAGGGAAGCGGGTATGAGGATGCCCCGGCAGGTGGGCCAGGCCATCAGCATAGTGGGGGCCCTGGTGATCGGGGATGCCGCTGTGCGGGCAGGTGTCATCAGCCCCATCATGCTGGTGGTGCTGGGGATCACGGCAATCACTTCCTTTGCCATCCCCGGATACGTGGTGCTGCTGGCCATGTGGTTGCCCCGCCTGCTTTTCACGCTGGCGGCGGGCGTCCTGGGGATCTTCGGCCTGGCCGCGGTGGTCACCGTCACGCTTTACTACAGCCTTTCCTTGCGTTCCTTCGGCATCCCCTATCTCTATCCTTACCTTCCCACCAGCCTGTCGGACCTGAAAGACCTGATTTTCCGCGCCCCCTGGTGGGCCATGGTCAGGCGTCCTTCCCAGCTGGCCCGGGGAGAACCCATGCGCATGCCCTATCCCCAGCCGCCTGGCCCTCCCCGTGCCCGCGGGCGTGCGGGGCAACGGGGAGGCGGTAGAAGGTGACCGGAAGGCCGCGGGCGGCCACCGAGGCGGCGCGAGAGGTGGGTCGGCGCCGCCCTCAGATCTCGGTTACGGAAGGCATTGCCCTGGGCACCTGCCTGGGGTGGCCGACCGCCATCCTTTACTTGCCCTCGGTGCTGGCGGCCAGGGGCAGGGAGGATGCCTGGCTGGGTGCCCTGGTGGGCGGGGTGGTGATCTTACCCGTGGGTCTGCTCCTGGCTGCCCTGGCCGGCCGTCTCCCCCGCCTGGGGCTGGTGGATCAGGCGCAGACCGCCCTGGGGAGATGGCCGGGAAAGGCGGTGGGGGCTGCCTTCGTGCTGGGGGTCGGCCTCCTGGCCGCCTATGCGGTGCGCGCGGGGACAGACATGGTGAGGCTGCTTATGCTTCCCCACACCCCTCCCTGGGTGGTCGCCGGGGTGATCGTGGTGCAGGGGGCAGTGGGTGCCTATTTCGGTCTGGAGGTGGTGGCGCGGGCGGCAGTGATTGCTTTCCTTTCCGTGGGCGTGGTACTGGTAGTCCTGATCCCCGGCTTCGCGCCCATGTTCGACGCCCGGCGTCTCCTTCCCGTTCTGGCCCAGGGGCCTGGCCCCCTGTTTGAGAGTGCCGCCCTGGGGGCAGGTTTCTGGGGGCAGGTTGTCCTGCTGGCCTTGATCGCCCATGCCTTCTATGGTCCCCGGCATCTGCGGGCCGCCACGGTCGGTGCCGGAGTCACCACCGTGCTGGTGGGTTGGTTGCTCTTCGCGCTGGCCCAGGCCGCAGCCGGCTGGTACGGCGTGTCACGGTTTACCCTGTCCGCCATCGAGGTGATCCGGTCGGTGCGCATACTCCTTCCCCTGCTGGAGCGGGTGGACGTACTGGTGGTTATCGGCTGGACCGCCATGGGTTTCGTGCAGGTGGCCTGGCTCCTGTGGGGCTGTGCCTCGGGCGCTGCCCGTGTCCTGGGGCTGGTTGACTCCCGCCCCTTGATCCCCCTGTGGGCGTCAGTAGTTTACGGCTTCGCCCTGGTCCTGCCCGAGGACCTCACGGTACTGACCCAGGTGTGGACGCAGGTGGTGGTGCCCGCCGTGACCGGCGGATTGGTGGTGCTGGTGGCCATTGTATGGGCGGTGAGTGCCCTGCGCCGGCTGGAGTCCGCGAGGACCGGGGGATGAGGTTCCGGCGCCTGGCGGGGTTGCTCGTAGTATTCCTGCTGACCTCGGGCGGGTGTTGGGACCGGGTTGAGCCCGACCGCATGGCCTCCATCATCGCCCTGGGGCTGGACCGGGGCAGGGAGCGGCCCCTTCGGGTCACCGCCCAGATTTCCATTCCCCGCCTGCTGGCCGGCGCGGGAG is a window of Bacillota bacterium DNA encoding:
- a CDS encoding Ger(x)C family spore germination protein; the encoded protein is MRFRRLAGLLVVFLLTSGGCWDRVEPDRMASIIALGLDRGRERPLRVTAQISIPRLLAGAG
- a CDS encoding GerAB/ArcD/ProY family transporter codes for the protein MTGRPRAATEAAREVGRRRPQISVTEGIALGTCLGWPTAILYLPSVLAARGREDAWLGALVGGVVILPVGLLLAALAGRLPRLGLVDQAQTALGRWPGKAVGAAFVLGVGLLAAYAVRAGTDMVRLLMLPHTPPWVVAGVIVVQGAVGAYFGLEVVARAAVIAFLSVGVVLVVLIPGFAPMFDARRLLPVLAQGPGPLFESAALGAGFWGQVVLLALIAHAFYGPRHLRAATVGAGVTTVLVGWLLFALAQAAAGWYGVSRFTLSAIEVIRSVRILLPLLERVDVLVVIGWTAMGFVQVAWLLWGCASGAARVLGLVDSRPLIPLWASVVYGFALVLPEDLTVLTQVWTQVVVPAVTGGLVVLVAIVWAVSALRRLESARTGG